One window of Nymphaea colorata isolate Beijing-Zhang1983 chromosome 1, ASM883128v2, whole genome shotgun sequence genomic DNA carries:
- the LOC116254752 gene encoding uncharacterized protein LOC116254752 → MEFGGSNKRVVVVGGGAAGSLIARTLQFGADLVLIDPKDYYEVPWAALRCMVEPAFAQRSLIEHKHYLTNGRVVTSTAVNVSEREVVTSGGRCIPYDYLVIATGHPNTFPTTRSERLQEFQESYEKIRASSSILIVGGGPTGVELAAEIAVDFPEKHITIVHKGYRLLEFIGPKASEKALAWLTSRKVQVLFNQEIRLEQLDDAQTEFVTSEGVKVRVDCWFNCIGKGLGSSWLTDGILQDCLNERGQLMVDEHLRVAGKKNIFAIGDITDIREMKQGYIARKHALLAAKNLKLLLEGRSESELYRYKQGSANAIVSLGRKQAIAQLPFLTTVGYIPGYYKSKDLFVGKTRKELGLDPSSS, encoded by the exons ATGGAATTCGGCGGGAGTAACAAGCGGGTGGTTGTCGTGGGTGGAGGAGCCGCCGGATCGCTCATCGCCAGAACCCTCCAATTCGGCGCCGATCTCGTCCTCATCGATCC GAAGGACTACTATGAAGTGCCATGGGCAGCATTGCGATGTATGGTCGAGCCTGCCTTCGCCCAGAGGTCATTGATCGAGCACAAGCACTACCTGACCAACGGCAGGGTGGTCACGTCCACTGCCGTCAACGTGTCCGAGAGGGAGGTCGTGACTTCAGGTGGACGGTGCATTCCTTACGACTATCTCGTCATCGCCACAGGTCATCCTAACACATTCCCGACGACCCGATCCGAAAGACTTCAAGAGTTTCAGGAAT CCTATGAAAAGATCAGAGCATCAAGCTCTATTTTGATTGTTGGTGGTGGGCCGACTGGTGTGGAACTCGCCGCTGAGATTGCCGTTGACTTCCCGGAGAAGCACATTACTATAGTTCATAAAGGATATAGACTACTGGAATTTATTGGCCCAAAGGCTTCAGAGAAAGCGTTGGCCTGGCTGACGTCAAGGAAAGTGCAGGTTTTATTTAACCAAGAGATACGTTTAGAGCAGCTTGATGATGCGCAAACCGAATTTGTTACAAGTGAAGGTGTTAAAGTTAGGGTAGACTGCTGGTTCAATTGCATTGGGAAGGGCCTCGGGTCTTCGTGGTTAACAGACGGTATATTACAGGACTGTCTGAACGAGCGCGGGCAGTTGATGGTTGATGAACACTTAAGAGTTGCGGGCAAGAAAAACATATTTGCTATTGGAGACATCACCGATATCCGG GAAATGAAGCAAGGATACATTGCTCGCAAGCATGCATTGCTGGCTGCCAAGAACCTGAAACTGCTGCTGGAGGGAAGAAGTGAAAGTGAACTCTACCGATACAAACAGGGTTCGGCAAATGCCATTGTGTCCCTTGGGAGGAAACAAGCTATTGCTCAGTTACCTTTCCTTACAACCGTTGGGTACATTCCAGGATATTATAAATCTAAGGATTTATTTGTCGGAAAAACCAGAAAAGAGTTGGGTTTGGATCCTTCAAGCTCGTGA
- the LOC116252767 gene encoding uricase-2, producing the protein MAEKFGSEEGFHLEQRHGKARVRVARVWRGRDGHQSMAEWNVHVLLLSDCKESYFQDDNSNIVATDSMKNTVYVKAKECAEITSVEEFATRLGEHFTRTYSHVTCAIIKIIEKPWERITVDGQMHKHGFKLGSDKHTTEVVVKKDGYQVTSGIEGLALLKTTKACFEGFIHDKYTLLKETRERLFATEVNAEWRYSVKPTCFRQSYLDIKSMLIDTFFGPSTEGVYSPSVQNTLYCMARAVLNRFPLVESIHLKMPNLHFLPVNLANMVQFADDVYTPTDEPHGTIEATLSRRQVPVLSKI; encoded by the exons ATGGCGGAGAAGTTTGGATCGGAGGAAGGTTTTCATCTGGAGCAGAGGCATGGAAAGGCCAGGGTGAGGGTTGCTAGAGTGTGGAGGGGAAGAGACGGCCACCAGTCCATGGCTGAGTGGAACGTTCATGTCCTTCTGCTCTCCGACTGCAAGGAGTCCTACTTTCAGGACGACAACTCCAACATCGTCGCCACCGATTCCATGAAGAACACG GTCTATGTTAAAGCCAAGGAATGTGCGGAGATCACCTCTGTGGAAGAGTTTGCAACTCGACTCGGAGAGCATTTCACAAGGACGTATTCGCAT GTCACATGTGCAATCATCAAGATCATTGAGAAACCATGGGAGCGGATAACCGTAGATGGCCAAATGCATAAACATG GATTTAAACTTGGATCTGACAAGCATACTACCGAAGTGGTGGTGAAGAAAGATGGCTATCAGGTTACATCAGGTATAGAAGGACTGGCTCTGCTGAAAACAACTAAGGCAT GCTTTGAaggatttatacatgataagtATACGTTActgaaagaaacaagagaaagattATTTGCTACAGAGGTCAATGCTGAATGGAG ATACTCTGTAAAACCAACCTGTTTCAGACAGTCTTATTTGGACATAAAGAGCATGCTAATTGATACCTTTTTCGGCCCTTCAACTGAAGGAGTTTACAGCCCATCTGTCCAAAATACTCTTTATTGCATGGCTCGAGCTGTTCTTAACAG GTTCCCTCTCGTAGAATCAATCCACCTGAAAATGCCAAATCTCCACTTCTTGCCTGTTAATTTGGCTAACATGGTTCAG TTTGCAGATGATGTTTACACTCCGACAGACGAGCCACATGGAACGATTGAAGCCACCTTGAGTAGACGTCAGGTGCCCGTGTTGTCTAAGATTTAG
- the LOC116254760 gene encoding NDR1/HIN1-like protein 10, translating to MPYDFRNPALPNHVLPFFPKPTYGVAFHFNSPPHHPFCPYPSHSFQIFLLLVSKSFMPFEQGQIQKQANSPMKQSSSPLQGTVISAGQQHNHQVYRDPCVDYDVESNSSHGRILSLLLKFVIAFSVILCFSDLIGLFLLKPAMVEVRFEKASLTKFSFTNKNILNFDLALDVRVRNPNKKIGIYYESLEAVAFYEGERLGAVSVPSFYQEPENTTYVHPVFRGQFPAGRGYGVFRDYILGRHQGWFEAEVKFFTKLWLKIGPLNGERYEPEFTCPLLVRLGSVTPLRNAELKWSRCEAEFHPLSFSPQILNYVVPFTLVVLYLLVLVFVHFV from the coding sequence ATGCCATATGATTTCAGAAATCCTGCACTTCCAAACCATGTGCTCCCTTTCTTCCCAAAGCCAACTTATGGTGTCgcctttcattttaattctcctCCACACCACCCTTTCTGTCCATACCCATCTCATTCCTTCCAAATATTTCTCCTCTTGGTTTCCAAAAGCTTCATGCCATTTGAACAAGGGCAGATCCAGAAGCAAGCGAACAGCCCGATGAAGCAGAGCAGCAGCCCACTGCAAGGTACTGTAATCTCTGCCGGCCAACAGCACAACCATCAAGTGTACCGTGATCCCTGTGTTGACTACGATGTTGAATCCAACAGCAGCCATGGCCGCATCCTCAGCCTCTTGCTCAAGTTTGTCATTGCCTTCTCTGTCATCCTCTGCTTTAGTGATCTGATTGGCCTGTTCCTTCTCAAACCAGCCATGGTTGAGGTCAGGTTTGAGAAGGCATCACTAACAAAGTTCAGCTTCACCAACAAGAACATCCTGAATTTCGATCTTGCGTTGGATGTTAGAGTGAGGAACCCCAACAAGAAAATTGGCATCTATTATGAAAGCCTTGAAGCAGTTGCATTCTACGAGGGCGAGCGGCTCGGGGCGGTTTCGGTGCCGAGTTTCTACCAAGAGCCCGAAAACACGACGTATGTTCACCCTGTATTTCGGGGCCAATTCCCGGCCGGTCGCGGTTATGGCGTTTTCCGGGATTATATTTTAGGGAGACATCAAGGTTGGTTTGAAGCTGAGGTTAAGTTTTTCACCAAGTTGTGGCTGAAGATAGGGCCTCTGAATGGAGAGAGATATGAACCAGAGTTCACTTGCCCTTTGTTGGTTCGTTTGGGCTCTGTAACTCCATTAAGAAATGCAGAGCTCAAATGGTCAAGATGTGAGGCTGAATTTCACCCTCTGAGTTTTTCCCCGCAGATTCTAAATTATGTCGTCCCCTTCACTTTGGTTGTATTATATTTGTTGGTACTAGTTTTTGTACATTTTGTCTGA
- the LOC116252774 gene encoding nudix hydrolase 26, chloroplastic-like — MAALLLRLPSSNGSAPLRHFPAVGRNASRPTLLPSKPAAFASPVPRLRPRAASASSLSSMETPPDGYRKNVGICLVNPSNKIFAASRLDVPDAWQMPQGGIDNDEDPVTAAVRELREETGVVSAEVLAEVPYWLTYDFPPEVKEKVNNLWGTNWKGQAQKWFLLRFTGKDEEINLAGDGTEAAEFGEWSWLPPQEIIDRAVRFKKPVYEEVLRFFAPHIQFDANMAL; from the exons ATGGCCGCGCTCTTGttgcgcctcccttcttccaacGGCTCCGCCCCTCTGCGTCATTTTCCCGCGGTTGGCAGGAACGCCTCCCGCCCGACGCTTCTGCCCTCGAAACCTGCCGCTTTTGCGTCTCCTGTCCCTCGGCTGAGACCTCGAGCAGCCTCCGCTTCGTCCTTGTCGTCCATGGAGACCCCGCCCGATGGCTACCGCAAGAACGTGGGGATCTGCCTCGTTAATCCTTCCAACAAG ATCTTTGCAGCATCAAGGCTAGACGTTCCCGATGCATGGCAGATGCCTCAG GGTGGTATTGACAATGATGAGGATCCCGTAACTGCTGCTGTAAGAGAGCTGAGAGAAGAAACAGGCGTTGTTTCTGCTGAAGTTCTTGCAGAG GTTCCTTATTGGTTAACTTATGATTTCCCTCCTGAAGTGAAAGAAAAGGTCAATAACTTATGGGGCACAAACTGGAAGGGTCAAGCACAGAAGTG GTTCCTTCTGAGATTCActggaaaagatgaagaaatcaaTCTCGCGGGTGATGGGACTGAAGCTGCAGAGTTTGGTGAGTGGTCTTGGCTGCCACCGCAGGAAATCATCGATCGG GCAGTGAGATTCAAGAAGCCTGTCTATGAAGAAGTTCTAAGGTTTTTCGCACCACATATCCAGTTCGATGCCAATATGGCGTTATAG